A window of Methylomonas sp. 11b genomic DNA:
TGCTCTGTTCCTTAGCGCACAGAGAGGAATTTCATTTCTAAATACAATTAAGGTTTACACTAGCACCGATTGCAGGAGCCAATCTATTTTGTCCGATAACTACCTAGGCAGCAGATGACCGATCTCGATAGCCCGCAATACAACCATTTGCTAAAAGTGTTACCGGAAGCGGAATACGAACGACTGTTACCGCACCTGGAACACGTGGAGATGCCGTTGGGAGAAGTAATTTACGAATCCGGCGGCGAGCTGCGTTACGTCTACTTCCCCACTACCTGTATCGTCTCCTTGCTGTATGTGATGGAGAACGGCGCATCGGCGGAAATCGCCGTGGTCGGCAACGACGGCATCATCGGCGTAGCCTTGTTCATGGGCGGCGGCAGCATGCCGAACCGCGCCGTGGTGCAGAGCGCCGGCCACGCCTATCGCTTGCGCGGGCAACTAATGATGCAGGAATTCAACCGCTACGAAGGCATGTTGCATTTGCTGCTGCGTTATACCCAGGCGCTGATCACGCAGATGGCGCAAACCGCGGTGTGCAATCGGCACCATTCGGTGGATCAACAGCTCTGTCGTTGGTTGTTGTTAAGCATGGACCGGCTGCCGTCGAACGAATTGACCATGACCCAGGAATTGATCGCCAACATGCTGGGCGTACGGCGCGAAGGCGTTACCGAGGCCGCCGGGAAACTGCAACATGCGGGATTGATCCATTACAGCAGAGGG
This region includes:
- a CDS encoding Crp/Fnr family transcriptional regulator; amino-acid sequence: MTDLDSPQYNHLLKVLPEAEYERLLPHLEHVEMPLGEVIYESGGELRYVYFPTTCIVSLLYVMENGASAEIAVVGNDGIIGVALFMGGGSMPNRAVVQSAGHAYRLRGQLMMQEFNRYEGMLHLLLRYTQALITQMAQTAVCNRHHSVDQQLCRWLLLSMDRLPSNELTMTQELIANMLGVRREGVTEAAGKLQHAGLIHYSRGKITVLDRPGLEARVCECYQVVRAESDRLLPPPPPPMMN